One Magnetococcales bacterium genomic window carries:
- a CDS encoding D-alanyl-D-alanine carboxypeptidase, which yields MLPTCCRTGTARILFILLVLAGVFGPFSTYAADERQQLSAAHVQKVSLQKLTHKSKKLGKKHVSKTKQRSKNARHARAVVDPAANYADLVIDARTGRILHATSPDELRHPASLTKMMTLYLAFDALKRGQLRLDQQLPISPNAANQEPSKLGLKVGRQIRVEDALLGLVTKSANDATVVLAEAMGQSEDGFVRLMNDKARDLGMTHTVFRNSSGLPDPDQVSTARDMAVLGYALIYHHPQFYPYFSREAFTYAGVHHNNHNHLMSRYQGMDGIKTGYTRASGFNLVGSTVRGSTRLIAVVFGGRSAVARDNRVEALLDQAFAQLQSERSFQQVASVRGNAAGTTPGRVAVPLKAPVNAGPRQSVPGKFDNS from the coding sequence ATGTTGCCAACATGTTGCAGAACCGGGACGGCTAGAATTCTCTTCATTCTCCTGGTATTGGCTGGGGTGTTCGGCCCCTTTTCGACTTATGCAGCCGATGAGCGTCAGCAACTGTCTGCTGCTCATGTGCAAAAGGTCTCCTTACAAAAATTGACGCATAAGTCAAAAAAATTGGGGAAGAAGCACGTTAGCAAGACAAAACAGCGGTCGAAGAATGCCCGACATGCCAGGGCAGTCGTCGATCCAGCGGCCAACTACGCCGACCTGGTCATTGACGCCAGAACGGGCCGCATTCTGCATGCGACCAGCCCGGACGAGCTTCGTCATCCCGCTTCTCTGACCAAAATGATGACGCTCTATCTGGCATTCGATGCCCTGAAAAGGGGTCAGCTGCGTCTTGACCAACAACTGCCCATCTCGCCAAACGCAGCCAACCAGGAACCTTCCAAACTGGGCCTGAAAGTTGGCCGGCAAATCCGCGTCGAGGATGCCCTGTTGGGGCTGGTCACCAAATCCGCCAACGATGCCACGGTCGTGTTGGCCGAGGCCATGGGCCAAAGTGAAGATGGATTCGTGCGCTTGATGAACGACAAAGCCCGGGATTTGGGGATGACCCACACAGTATTCCGCAACTCATCCGGCCTGCCAGACCCTGACCAGGTCTCCACCGCACGCGATATGGCCGTTCTTGGGTATGCCCTTATCTATCATCATCCACAGTTCTATCCCTACTTCAGCCGCGAGGCGTTCACCTACGCAGGTGTGCATCACAACAACCACAACCACTTGATGAGCCGCTATCAAGGCATGGATGGCATCAAAACCGGGTACACCCGTGCCTCTGGCTTTAACCTTGTGGGATCGACGGTGCGTGGGTCGACACGATTGATCGCTGTCGTCTTTGGTGGCCGTTCTGCCGTAGCTCGGGACAATAGGGTGGAAGCTTTGCTGGATCAGGCTTTCGCTCAATTGCAAAGTGAGCGCTCGTTTCAGCAGGTAGCGTCGGTCCGCGGCAACGCAGCGGGGACCACTCCAGGCCGGGTTGCTGTTCCCCTCAAGGCGCCGGTCAATGCCGGACCGCGTCAGAGTGTGCCTGGAAAGTTCGACAACTCCTGA
- a CDS encoding sel1 repeat family protein, with the protein MMIWPIVGGSASRQDPNQEKDFQEAVVALKSGYANMAYSLFLHIAEKDDPRAQFLVGRMLEEGQGVVRDPLKAAQWYRRAAQQGHAESQARLGFLYLGGTDVPQDNNEALKWFQTAAQENQHPIAQAYLCSIYAEGTIVPADQKLSLEWCRKAAERGVPAAQTMMGFHHALGKALPMDRAVARQWFELAAKQGYAGAIKALAEMDQGKTPNPEAGLPPAFAPRQPTDDTEKLPDTTPKKWE; encoded by the coding sequence ATGATGATATGGCCCATTGTTGGCGGAAGCGCCTCGCGTCAGGATCCCAATCAAGAGAAAGATTTTCAAGAAGCGGTCGTGGCTCTGAAAAGCGGTTATGCCAACATGGCCTACAGCCTTTTTCTCCACATTGCAGAGAAGGATGACCCGCGTGCCCAGTTTTTGGTTGGTCGTATGCTTGAGGAGGGGCAGGGGGTCGTCAGGGATCCGTTGAAAGCTGCACAGTGGTACCGCAGGGCAGCACAACAAGGGCATGCGGAGTCCCAGGCCCGACTCGGTTTTCTTTACCTTGGAGGAACGGATGTCCCACAGGACAACAACGAGGCCCTGAAATGGTTTCAGACAGCGGCTCAGGAAAACCAACATCCGATTGCCCAGGCTTACCTGTGTTCCATTTATGCGGAGGGAACTATTGTCCCGGCTGATCAGAAGCTCTCCCTGGAGTGGTGCCGCAAGGCTGCCGAACGAGGCGTTCCGGCTGCACAGACCATGATGGGGTTCCACCATGCCCTTGGCAAGGCTCTCCCCATGGATCGCGCTGTAGCCAGACAATGGTTTGAACTGGCGGCAAAACAGGGCTATGCCGGTGCCATCAAAGCGCTGGCCGAGATGGATCAGGGCAAAACCCCCAACCCGGAAGCTGGGTTGCCGCCTGCGTTTGCGCCACGGCAACCGACCGACGACACCGAGAAACTCCCAGACACCACCCCCAAAAAGTGGGAGTGA
- a CDS encoding response regulator transcription factor, with protein MKVLVIDDDRLVNILIAEILHDDGYEILQAFDGPSGIERFQVDGPDLVILDVCMPNMDGCQVAREIKRLCAGRFVPILFLTAMTDAYDLAQCLDSGGDDLITKPFNQNLLEAKLRAWERNLKVVRAQEEKNLLAHTSETDPPSSMGQILSPEEMRELNSLTRGLPGNDDP; from the coding sequence ATGAAAGTTCTGGTCATCGACGACGACCGGCTCGTGAATATCCTGATTGCCGAGATATTGCACGACGATGGTTATGAGATTCTCCAGGCCTTCGATGGTCCGAGTGGAATTGAACGATTCCAGGTTGACGGTCCAGATCTGGTGATCCTGGATGTCTGCATGCCCAATATGGACGGCTGCCAGGTTGCACGCGAAATCAAGCGTCTCTGTGCAGGCCGGTTCGTACCGATTCTTTTCCTGACAGCCATGACGGATGCGTATGATCTGGCCCAATGTCTTGATTCGGGTGGTGATGACCTGATCACCAAACCCTTCAATCAAAACCTTTTGGAGGCCAAGCTCCGGGCCTGGGAGCGCAATCTGAAGGTCGTGCGTGCCCAGGAAGAGAAAAACCTCCTTGCCCATACTTCCGAAACAGACCCGCCAAGCTCCATGGGGCAGATTTTGTCGCCTGAGGAGATGCGGGAGTTGAACAGCCTCACCCGTGGATTGCCAGGCAACGACGATCCTTGA